The Acidimicrobiia bacterium genomic sequence CTACCTCCACGACTATGACCCTGTGTGGTCGGCTGCGGCAGAGCTCGGACTGCCACTGACAATGCACATTCTCACCGGGGCAAAGGGCAAGGGGATGTTGAAATACTCGGCGACACTGCCGGATGGCAGGCCGAGCCCGGAAACACGTGTCCATTACGTCACGAGAGTCGTCGTGGATCTTCAGGCGTCGCTCGCCTACATGATCGCGTCAGGAGTCTTCGATCGACACCCGAACCTAAGAATCGTGCTGGCGGAGACGGACGTAGGGTGGTGGCCCCATTTCATTTACCGGATGGACCACTTCAGCGGGGTACAAGGCATGCAAGAACGGCCTACCCGCGACTATTTCAAGAACAACATCTACGCGACGGTCCAGTTTGAGAGCGATACTCTGCGGCTAGCCAAACAAGAAGTGGGTGCCGACCGCTTCATGTGGGCCAGCGACTATCCGCACATGGACTGTGCCTATCCCGAGGATCGAGACCTCGTGCGGACCATCCTCGCCAGTGGGTTCAGCGATGAGGACGCAGCGTTCATCGCCCGGGATACAGCGGCCGCACTCTACGGGATCGATGTGTCTGCCCTTCAGGTCCCCGCAGACGCCTAAAACGACCGCAGGTCAGGACTTCTATCCCGATCTCATCGACAAAGCGGCGGTGCTCACCTGTCCCCTTGGCATGGAACCACCCACTGCCGGACGGCAACAAACGGGCCGCTTGGGCGGCACTCAGGATGTTCACCGATCTCAACGGCTGCCGCTGGGAACCCGACCCACCCGACATCGACGGGGCCGAGGAAGCGATGCTCGCCGTCGCCGCCAAAAGCATCGACGAGGCGTGGCTCGCCGCCTGGCTCCGCGAGGCGGCACTCGCCGGACGTTTGTCAAGGCCCTCATAACCCGAAGGTCGCGGGTTCAAATCCCGCCCCCGGAACCAACGCCAGGAACACCGGTCAGAGGGGCTTCCGAGCGGGAGGTCCCCTCGATCCGAGGGGGGAAGCAATCGAAACGTTGATCGTTGTCGACCTGTTTCGTTCCTCAGTACTCGCTCTTGAAAGCGAAGTAGGACCCGCGAATGGTTCCGGCCAGCTTCGACTTCTGCCTCGCAAACTTGAACTGCGAGGCAAGCTCCGCGGGGACGTCCATCCCTTCGGAGAGCTTGAACCCTACTGCCCGCTTCTTGGGGTCGTCGACGGTGTACATCACGTTGATCGACAGACCGCTTTCGTAGAAGACGTAGGCCATGCGGAT encodes the following:
- a CDS encoding amidohydrolase family protein, coding for MAVIGDQIIISGDAHFAEPPDLFQTRLPLRLRERAPHAVRTPEGEFWISGHLRNPVGGSVGGYQAPDFRTAIKAGYEGAPKSVWDPAARLEEQDRDTIAAEVLYSSWGLFLFGMDDDDLRAECFTVFNDWAGEYCSDYPNRLRGVGLCDVTDPATAVRHLEQIRRLGLNGALIASSPVDERPYYLHDYDPVWSAAAELGLPLTMHILTGAKGKGMLKYSATLPDGRPSPETRVHYVTRVVVDLQASLAYMIASGVFDRHPNLRIVLAETDVGWWPHFIYRMDHFSGVQGMQERPTRDYFKNNIYATVQFESDTLRLAKQEVGADRFMWASDYPHMDCAYPEDRDLVRTILASGFSDEDAAFIARDTAAALYGIDVSALQVPADA